A window of the Hypomesus transpacificus isolate Combined female chromosome 10, fHypTra1, whole genome shotgun sequence genome harbors these coding sequences:
- the cplx4c gene encoding complexin-4c, whose amino-acid sequence MTFLMKHMLGDKLKNMKGGGGGEEGDSTATADGKETPASKGMSREEFEEYQKQLVEEKIQRDQDFAVKKAERANLRVALRDKYRLPESGQDDATIQMAGDDIDLPEDLAKMVEEDEEEEEINDSLLGNLQNMDMDAIRIKAQTTMTEVKQAAEEKCVVM is encoded by the exons ATGACCTTCCTCATGAAGCACATGTTGGGGGACAAGTTAAAAAATATgaaaggcggaggaggaggagaggagggtgacagCACTGCGACTGCAGACGGCAAGGAGACTCCAGCATCCAAAGGCATGTCTAGAGAGGAGTTTGAGGAGTATCAGAAGCAactggtggaggagaa GATTCAGCGAGATCAGGATTTTGCTGTTAAAAAGGCTGAAAGGGCCAATCTCAGGGTAGCTCTGAGAGACAAGTATCGCCTCCCAGAG AGCGGTCAAGATGATGCAACCATCCAGATGGCGGGAGATGATATTGACCTTCCAGAGGATCTTGCCAAGATGGTagaagaggatgaagaagaggaggagatcaaTGACTCACTCCTGGGCAATCTTCAAAACATGGACATGGATGCAATAAGAATCAAAGCTCAGACCACTATGACAGAGGTGAAGCAGGCAGCAGAGGAGAAGTGTGTTGTCATGTGA